GCTGGCTGCGCCCGCTGGCCGGACAGTCCCCCTCTGCTGCCCTATTCGCGGCCCGCCCCCAAGCCCACTCCCAAGCCGGCCGCCAAACCGCCCGCCAAAACGCCTGCCAAACCAGTTTCCCGCACCAACGCTGTTTCCCATGCCCGCACGGAAGCGGCCAAGGCCGCCGAGGTGGAAAGCCGGGCGGAGGTGCTGGCGCGATATGCGGCCGGGGTTGCCGCCGAAGCCCAGGGCAATCTGCCCCAGGCCTTGAGCGAGTATCTGGAGGCTGCACGCCAGGACCCCGGCAATGAACCGCTGGTTTTGGAGGTGGCCATGCGCTTGTTGCAGGCGCGGCAGGTCGAGCAGGCGCTGGACCTGCTGCAAAAATGCGCGGCCCGCACCAATGCCTCCAGTCTGATCCTCGGCCATCTGGGATGGTTGAGCGCCCAAACCGGCCGCACCAATGAAGCCCTGGCAGCCAGTCAACGCGCCTGGCAACTGGCCCCCACCAACTTTCTGGCCTGCCGTACCCTCGTGACGTATTATCTGGAGCAAAAGCAGCCCGAAAAGGCCCGTCCTTATTTGGAGACGGCCGCCCGCCAGAAAGTGGATGCCGTTTATGATGTGGATTTGGCCGAGTTGATGCTGGTGTACAATCGCAACTGCCCGGCAGCCCAACAAATTCCCACCAATCAAATCCTTCAGGTGTTGGGCCGCTCGCGCAACGCCCTGGCCGACAATCCCGTGTACCGCGTAAAGCTGGCGGAAATGTATGAGGCGGCCGGCGACACACAAACCGCCCTGGCCATGTACGTGGAGCTGTTGGAGGTTTTTGCTGAAGCGCCGCCCGTCCGCGACGGCCTGCGGGCCAAGCTGGCTGATCTGTATTTGAAAGGCGGCCAGCGCCGGCAGGCCATGAGCCAGTTGGAGGCCTTCTTAAAAGACCATCCGCGCAATGCTCAAGTCTGGTACATCCTCGGGCAGTTGGCATTTCAGGAGCGCCAATTTGCGCAAGCGGGAGAATGGCTGCGGCAGGCCATCCGCCTCAACCCGGACAACGAGCCGGCCTACTATGAGGCGGTGGGCGCTTTTTTGAGCACCAACAAGGTGGCCGAAGCCTTTGAAGTCCTGGACCTGGCCCGCAAGCGGTTTCCAGCCAGTTTTACTTTGGAGTACTTCACCGGCCTGGCCCACGCGCGGAAGGAGGATTTTGCCAGCGCGCTCAAGGCTTACACGGCGGCCGAAGTGATGGCTGGAGCCACGGATCCCGAGCGGCTCAACGCGGGTTTCTATTTTCAAGTGGGGGTGGCGTGCGAGCGCTTGAAACGTTTTGAGGAGGCCGCCACCTATTTCAAAAAAGCCATCGCCCTGGAGCCTGACTTTGCGGAGGCGCTCAATTACCTGGGCTATATGTGGGCGGAGCAGGGCATCCATTTGCAGGAGGCCCGCGAGCTGTTGGAACGCGCCTTGAAGCTGGAGCCCAAAAATGCCGCCTTCCTCGACAGCATGGGATGGATTTATTTCAAACTGGGCGACTTGGAGCGGGCGCGCTCCTTAGTGGAGCAGGCCATTGCTTTGAGCGAAAAGCCGGACGCCACCTTGCACGATCACCTGGGGGACATCTACGCCGCGCTTAAACTCTGGGACAAGGCGCGGGCCGAATGGCAAAAAGCGCTCGAGATTGAGCCTAATGAGGAGATCAAAAAAAAGCTAGAGGCTGCTCCTCACTCCTAAACTCGCAGGCCTCCGTCCCCACCATGAGCTACCGATTCACCAAACACTACACGCTGGACGAGGCCCGGGCGTTGCTGCCGCAGGTGCGTGAGTGGCTCAAGGATTTGCAGAACACCGGCGAGGCGCTCCGGAAGGTGGATCAGCAACTGCTTCAAATGCATCGCTGGGGTGGGGACTTGGGCGGGCCGCAGGTGCATGCGTGGCTCCATCTGAATTTGAAATGCACCGAGCTGCTGGCGGAGTTTGAGCGCCGCCAAATCTTGATCAAGGATGTTCAGCGCGGCCTGGTCGATTTTCCCTCCTTGCGAGGCGACCGGGAAATTTTTCTCTGCTGGGAGATGGACGAGGAGGACATTCAATTCTGGCATGAGCTGGATGCCGGTTACGCCGGCCGCGAGGCCATAGAGGAATAAGCCGGCGCCAGCCGGTTGGCGGCCGGCCCGCCGCGCCCGCGCGTAGCATTTGCCAAGCGCGGCCTTTTTGCGTAAGGTATTAGTGCCTATGAGCACCGCCCATATTCCTCTCACCGAGTTTGCGCCCGCCGAGCGCGTGCCCATTGACATCATTCGCCAGCAGGCCGCGGAGATTGAAAGCCTGCCCTTGACGCCGCAGGTGCTCAACTCGGTGCTGAACTGTGTGTTCATTCTCAATGCCCAGCGGCAGATCGTTTTCGCCTCTGACAACGTCAAGCATTATCTTGATGGGCGGACGGCGGCCGACATCATCGGCCTGCGGCCGGGGGAGGCTTTTGGTTGCGTCCATTCCGACGCTCATGACAGCGGCTGCGGCACCAGTCGTTTTTGTGCTGAATGTGGCGCGGTAAAGGCGGCCCTGGCCAGCCTGGCGGGTTATCATGATTTGCAGGAGTGCCGGATGTTGCGGCTGGTG
This sequence is a window from Verrucomicrobiia bacterium. Protein-coding genes within it:
- a CDS encoding DUF2203 domain-containing protein, with the protein product MSYRFTKHYTLDEARALLPQVREWLKDLQNTGEALRKVDQQLLQMHRWGGDLGGPQVHAWLHLNLKCTELLAEFERRQILIKDVQRGLVDFPSLRGDREIFLCWEMDEEDIQFWHELDAGYAGREAIEE
- a CDS encoding tetratricopeptide repeat protein, with amino-acid sequence MCNTSWIRRATLMLAALLVAGCARWPDSPPLLPYSRPAPKPTPKPAAKPPAKTPAKPVSRTNAVSHARTEAAKAAEVESRAEVLARYAAGVAAEAQGNLPQALSEYLEAARQDPGNEPLVLEVAMRLLQARQVEQALDLLQKCAARTNASSLILGHLGWLSAQTGRTNEALAASQRAWQLAPTNFLACRTLVTYYLEQKQPEKARPYLETAARQKVDAVYDVDLAELMLVYNRNCPAAQQIPTNQILQVLGRSRNALADNPVYRVKLAEMYEAAGDTQTALAMYVELLEVFAEAPPVRDGLRAKLADLYLKGGQRRQAMSQLEAFLKDHPRNAQVWYILGQLAFQERQFAQAGEWLRQAIRLNPDNEPAYYEAVGAFLSTNKVAEAFEVLDLARKRFPASFTLEYFTGLAHARKEDFASALKAYTAAEVMAGATDPERLNAGFYFQVGVACERLKRFEEAATYFKKAIALEPDFAEALNYLGYMWAEQGIHLQEARELLERALKLEPKNAAFLDSMGWIYFKLGDLERARSLVEQAIALSEKPDATLHDHLGDIYAALKLWDKARAEWQKALEIEPNEEIKKKLEAAPHS